The following proteins come from a genomic window of Companilactobacillus pabuli:
- a CDS encoding sensor histidine kinase, with protein MKSKQSKITRRQQFKLFLSIMAAFAVLSLALGLIIFNLFQSSTYKSIDKEMREQIASVQKQPNMHQQNEPNPEPNHPEERNKPNPKMPFQASILVFSDNGKLLNKSSLGNRYSALKNIKLNKKNINKKQTIVVHNMNFRSVLIKVSKKNNNPMYAGHYVLIMQNIDTQIQIVKNFEKILILTFFIFWIIALVVSYFLARINMLPIVKSWKQQTEFVNDAAHELRTPLTIIQGKLEYMLTKPNKKIIDEAEAISVSLDEVNRLNSLTNNLLDLARFDQATTKLNFEYTKPQLFLKDPIEPFKDIINSQSKVFQINLNHHPTLYLDRNKIKQLLIILLDNATKYTPKNGTIKIYDQVEGSKYQFIISDTGVGIKDSDKDKIFGRFYRVDKSRNQSSGGHGLGLAIAKQIVSNHQGHIFVRDNLPHGSEFVVELPIKHK; from the coding sequence ATGAAGTCTAAACAATCAAAAATTACTCGCCGTCAACAATTCAAATTATTCCTATCTATCATGGCAGCCTTTGCCGTCTTAAGTTTGGCTTTGGGTTTGATAATTTTTAATTTGTTCCAATCATCTACTTACAAAAGTATCGATAAAGAAATGCGTGAACAAATTGCTTCCGTTCAAAAACAGCCTAATATGCACCAGCAAAATGAGCCTAATCCTGAACCTAATCATCCCGAGGAACGAAATAAACCAAATCCTAAAATGCCGTTTCAAGCTTCAATTTTAGTTTTTAGCGATAATGGTAAATTATTAAATAAAAGTAGTTTAGGTAACCGTTACTCGGCTTTGAAAAATATTAAATTAAATAAAAAAAATATTAACAAGAAACAAACAATTGTTGTTCATAATATGAACTTTCGATCGGTTTTAATAAAAGTTTCCAAAAAAAATAATAATCCGATGTACGCGGGTCATTATGTTTTAATCATGCAAAATATTGATACCCAAATTCAAATTGTGAAAAACTTTGAAAAAATTCTTATTTTAACTTTCTTCATCTTTTGGATCATAGCTTTAGTAGTTTCATACTTCTTGGCACGAATCAATATGTTACCAATTGTCAAATCTTGGAAACAACAGACCGAATTCGTTAACGATGCTGCTCACGAATTGAGAACTCCTTTGACTATCATTCAAGGAAAACTCGAGTACATGTTGACTAAACCAAATAAAAAAATCATCGACGAAGCAGAAGCCATTTCTGTTTCACTCGATGAAGTCAACCGCCTCAATTCATTAACTAATAATCTGTTGGATTTAGCTCGTTTTGACCAAGCTACGACCAAATTGAATTTTGAATATACCAAACCACAATTATTTTTAAAAGATCCCATCGAACCATTCAAAGACATCATCAATTCTCAATCAAAAGTCTTTCAAATCAATCTAAATCATCATCCTACCTTATACTTAGACCGTAATAAAATTAAACAATTATTGATAATTTTATTAGACAATGCTACTAAATATACTCCGAAAAATGGCACTATTAAAATTTACGATCAAGTTGAAGGCTCTAAATATCAATTCATTATTTCTGATACTGGCGTTGGTATTAAGGATAGCGATAAGGATAAAATCTTCGGTAGATTTTACCGTGTCGACAAATCTAGAAACCAGAGCAGTGGTGGACACGGTCTCGGCTTAGCGATTGCTAAACAAATCGTTTCTAACCACCAGGGGCATATCTTCGTTCGTGACAATCTCCCCCACGGCAGTGAGTTTGTTGTCGAACTGCCAATCAAACATAAATAA
- a CDS encoding response regulator transcription factor: MSNSVRILVVEDDENLANNIATFLSDFSKVDIEGDGLSGKFAATEDVYDLIILDIMLPEMNGYDVLKNIRKDKINTPVLILTAKADIDDKVHGFNLGADDYLTKPFHREELLARVKALLKRSGTLADDSILRIRNIEVNLNTHETTCDGKTIALNGKEYDLLVYLLQNKNTILTKDQIFERIWGFDSDTSITVVEVYMSNLRKKLRPSQNDNLIKTIRNVGYIFQDENEV, from the coding sequence ATGTCAAATAGTGTAAGAATTTTAGTAGTTGAAGATGATGAAAATTTAGCTAACAATATTGCTACTTTTTTAAGTGATTTTTCGAAGGTCGATATCGAAGGCGATGGTTTAAGTGGAAAATTTGCTGCAACTGAAGATGTTTACGATTTGATAATCCTAGATATCATGTTGCCTGAAATGAACGGTTACGACGTTTTGAAAAATATCCGCAAAGATAAAATCAATACGCCAGTTTTAATTTTGACTGCCAAAGCTGACATCGACGACAAGGTTCATGGATTCAATTTAGGTGCAGATGATTATTTAACTAAACCTTTCCACCGTGAAGAATTACTGGCCCGAGTCAAAGCGCTTCTAAAAAGAAGTGGTACTTTAGCAGATGACTCAATTTTGCGGATCAGAAATATCGAAGTTAATTTGAACACGCATGAAACTACTTGTGATGGCAAAACAATTGCTTTGAATGGTAAGGAATATGATCTATTAGTTTATTTATTGCAAAATAAAAATACTATTCTTACCAAAGATCAAATATTTGAACGAATTTGGGGCTTTGATTCTGATACCTCCATAACAGTTGTTGAAGTTTATATGAGTAATTTGCGTAAAAAATTACGTCCATCGCAAAATGACAATTTAATTAAAACTATTAGAAATGTTGGGTATATTTTCCAAGATGAAAATGAAGTCTAA
- a CDS encoding GMP reductase: MQVFDYEDIQLIPNKCIVDSRSECDTTIKFGPKTFKIPVVPANMQTIIDEKLAEKLATNGYFYVMHRFEPETRIDFIKMMNQKDLFTSISVGIKKDEYTFIDQVVAERLKPDYITIDVAHGHSDRVIDMIKYIKNKLPETFLIAGNVGTPEAVRELENAGADATKVGIGPGKVCITKLKTGFGTGGWQLAALRLCAKAASKPIIADGGVRNDGDIAKSVRFGADMVMIGSLLAGHKESPGKIIEKDGQKYKAYFGSASQYQKGEYKNVEGKRMLVPYKGEIMDTLTEMKQDLQSSISYAGGKDLSSLRKVDYVIVKNSIYNGDVY; encoded by the coding sequence ATGCAAGTTTTTGATTACGAAGATATTCAACTAATTCCGAATAAATGTATTGTTGACAGCCGTTCTGAATGCGATACCACCATTAAATTTGGTCCGAAAACATTTAAGATTCCAGTAGTCCCTGCTAACATGCAAACGATCATTGATGAAAAACTAGCTGAAAAGTTAGCTACAAATGGTTATTTTTATGTCATGCACCGTTTCGAACCTGAAACTAGAATTGACTTCATCAAGATGATGAATCAAAAAGATTTATTTACTTCTATCAGTGTTGGTATTAAAAAAGACGAATATACTTTCATTGATCAAGTGGTTGCTGAACGTTTAAAACCTGATTACATTACAATTGACGTCGCTCACGGACACAGTGATCGTGTTATCGACATGATCAAATACATCAAGAATAAATTACCAGAAACTTTTCTTATTGCTGGTAACGTCGGTACTCCAGAAGCTGTTCGTGAATTGGAAAACGCTGGTGCTGATGCTACTAAAGTTGGGATTGGCCCCGGTAAAGTTTGTATCACCAAATTAAAGACTGGTTTCGGTACTGGTGGTTGGCAATTAGCTGCTTTAAGACTTTGTGCCAAAGCTGCTAGTAAACCTATCATTGCTGACGGTGGCGTTAGAAATGATGGTGACATTGCAAAATCAGTTCGTTTTGGAGCTGACATGGTTATGATTGGTTCCCTACTCGCCGGTCATAAAGAATCCCCTGGTAAAATCATTGAAAAAGATGGTCAAAAATATAAAGCCTACTTTGGCTCTGCATCTCAATACCAAAAAGGTGAATATAAAAATGTCGAAGGTAAAAGAATGCTCGTACCTTATAAGGGAGAAATCATGGATACTTTGACTGAAATGAAACAAGATCTACAATCATCGATTTCCTATGCTGGTGGTAAAGATTTAAGTTCTCTACGCAAAGTAGACTATGTAATTGTTAAAAATTCAATTTACAATGGTGATGTATATTAA
- a CDS encoding glycosyltransferase family 39 protein: protein MESKDSRRETRRQNSFFDKLRNIKYDYWLIAILILAAFLYAWNIWEAGEANNFYTAAIVSMTKSFKNFWYASFDPAGFITVDKPPVALWFMTISAKIFGVHGWSVVLPSILFGIGSVYLIYSLVSKRFGKVPARIAALVMTLTPIVVADSRTNNMDATLVFFLLLSVWFVQKAVLKQQQRYLWIGFALVGFSFNIKMLQAFMILPALYLYYWLSANVNWKKKLAHLSIATIFLAVFTLIWPLSVDMTNSSNRPYEGGSETNSALELAFGYNGTQRLLGQTTGTGGAFPGMGNKSSKNSKSMMPPSGSKKSSGKKSANGAPTPPSGTKKSSSKNNPPAKPSSKKGNAPSIPSGNKKSQGGMTGGGGGAFNIGTAGPFRLLQKELGPQISWLMLLAIFGVISSYAYFRDSKKKWYALTPQRKELWLWLGWLIPVGGFFSVASFFHPYYTIMLAPAMAALAGIGIFTMIKQWKEKSPWSMLLPISILATSILQAWYLNDYYPTLSWILLIAGIIISIPLFVLPWIAIKLKNKRVWPVAALIIVMLAPTWWSLTPTLAGSSDGIPSAGPSLISSAGGGGGMGNSQVDTTLLKYLQKHQGNAEYLFATDDSSTAAPYIIQTGEAVMAMGGFNGTDKAITLKQFKKLVKEGKVKYYYSGGKTGGSNTQIVNWIKKHAKKVTLSSSNTQTNNSSSVTVASKTKSNSQMPGGSTNPPSKPSSSGNNGSAPSGNAPSGNAPGGNAPSGGQNSNPQKPNGKKKLTKKQLKKMKKSMKKGQPGQGQNQGQGQGQGGPGQSGTLYDLSSIYK from the coding sequence ATGGAATCAAAAGACTCACGACGTGAAACAAGACGTCAAAATAGTTTTTTCGATAAATTAAGAAATATTAAGTATGATTATTGGCTGATTGCCATTTTGATTTTGGCAGCTTTTCTTTATGCCTGGAATATCTGGGAAGCGGGTGAAGCCAATAATTTTTATACGGCAGCTATTGTCAGTATGACAAAGAGTTTTAAAAACTTCTGGTATGCCAGTTTTGATCCGGCCGGCTTTATTACAGTTGATAAGCCACCGGTAGCTTTATGGTTCATGACGATCAGTGCCAAAATATTTGGTGTCCATGGCTGGAGTGTTGTTTTACCATCAATTCTATTTGGAATTGGTTCGGTTTACTTGATTTACAGCCTAGTATCTAAACGTTTTGGGAAAGTCCCAGCAAGAATTGCAGCGTTAGTTATGACTTTGACGCCAATTGTTGTAGCGGATTCTCGGACTAATAACATGGATGCAACGTTAGTTTTCTTCCTATTGTTGTCAGTCTGGTTCGTTCAAAAAGCAGTCTTAAAGCAACAGCAACGTTATCTTTGGATTGGCTTTGCTTTAGTCGGCTTTTCATTCAATATTAAGATGTTGCAAGCCTTTATGATTTTACCGGCACTGTATCTTTATTACTGGTTAAGTGCCAATGTTAATTGGAAAAAGAAATTAGCACATTTATCGATAGCAACGATCTTTTTAGCAGTTTTCACTTTAATTTGGCCACTATCAGTTGATATGACTAATTCTTCAAATCGGCCTTATGAAGGTGGTTCTGAAACTAACTCTGCTTTGGAATTAGCTTTTGGATATAACGGAACACAACGTCTTTTGGGCCAAACAACTGGTACAGGTGGAGCTTTCCCAGGAATGGGAAATAAATCATCTAAGAATTCTAAATCGATGATGCCACCATCAGGTTCTAAGAAATCTAGTGGTAAAAAATCCGCAAATGGCGCTCCAACACCACCTAGTGGAACCAAGAAATCTAGTTCAAAGAACAATCCACCAGCAAAGCCTAGTTCCAAAAAGGGTAATGCTCCAAGTATCCCTTCAGGTAATAAAAAATCTCAAGGTGGAATGACTGGTGGTGGCGGTGGTGCCTTTAATATTGGTACTGCTGGACCATTTAGATTATTGCAAAAAGAATTAGGACCACAAATTAGTTGGTTAATGTTATTAGCAATTTTCGGTGTGATTTCAAGTTATGCCTATTTCAGAGACTCTAAGAAGAAATGGTATGCTTTAACACCTCAAAGAAAAGAACTTTGGCTCTGGTTAGGTTGGTTGATTCCTGTCGGTGGATTCTTCTCTGTCGCAAGTTTCTTCCATCCATACTATACGATCATGTTGGCTCCAGCTATGGCTGCTTTAGCCGGTATTGGAATCTTCACGATGATCAAACAGTGGAAAGAAAAATCACCTTGGTCAATGTTATTGCCAATTTCAATTTTAGCAACAAGTATCTTGCAAGCATGGTATCTCAATGATTACTATCCAACTTTGAGCTGGATCTTGTTGATTGCTGGAATTATTATTTCAATTCCGCTATTCGTTTTACCTTGGATTGCAATCAAATTGAAAAATAAACGAGTTTGGCCAGTTGCAGCTTTGATAATTGTTATGTTGGCGCCAACTTGGTGGTCTTTAACACCAACCTTAGCTGGTTCTAGTGATGGAATTCCTAGTGCAGGACCATCTTTAATTTCTTCAGCTGGCGGCGGTGGCGGTATGGGTAATTCCCAAGTCGATACGACGCTATTGAAATATTTGCAAAAGCATCAAGGCAATGCGGAATATTTATTTGCTACTGACGATTCAAGTACTGCAGCTCCATACATTATTCAAACTGGTGAAGCTGTTATGGCTATGGGTGGTTTTAACGGAACAGATAAAGCCATCACTTTGAAACAATTTAAGAAATTAGTTAAAGAAGGCAAGGTCAAGTATTACTACTCTGGTGGCAAAACTGGTGGTTCTAATACTCAAATTGTAAATTGGATCAAGAAGCATGCTAAGAAAGTTACTTTAAGTAGTAGTAATACACAAACTAACAATTCCAGTTCAGTGACGGTTGCTTCGAAGACTAAATCCAATAGTCAAATGCCAGGTGGTTCAACTAATCCACCATCAAAACCTAGTTCTTCAGGTAATAATGGCAGTGCTCCAAGCGGTAATGCTCCTAGTGGAAACGCTCCAGGTGGCAATGCTCCAAGTGGAGGACAAAATAGCAACCCTCAAAAGCCAAATGGTAAGAAGAAGTTGACTAAGAAACAATTAAAGAAAATGAAGAAGTCCATGAAGAAAGGCCAACCTGGTCAAGGCCAAAATCAAGGACAAGGCCAAGGTCAAGGTGGACCTGGACAATCAGGAACACTTTATGATTTATCAAGTATTTATAAATAA
- the glnA gene encoding type I glutamate--ammonia ligase, giving the protein MVKDENVEFICLMFTDINGIIKNVEVPVSQLDKVLANKITFDGSSIDGFTRIEESDMLLHPDLSTWLIFPWGEEHGKVARLICDIYRTDGTPFEGDPRVNLKRIIKKMHDMGYTHFNIGPEPEFFLFNIDEHGNPTLHLNDDGSYFDFSPVDLGVNVRKDIVLGLEKMGFEVEASHHEVAPGQQEIDFKYQDAISAADSIETFKLVVKTIAKEHGLYATFMPKPVQGINGSGMHINMSLFNGDDNIFDDANDMLSPTAKKFMSGLLKHARALTAVNNPTVNSYKRLVPGYEAPTYIAWSSKNRSPLIRVPAAKGKSKRIEMRSVDPTTNPYLAIACILDAGLDGIASDYDLMPEVKDNIYEMSEEKRREEGIVDLPSTLHNSLKALRKDEYVQQSLGKGLTNSFFAAKNAEWARYQQTVSQWERDTYMSQY; this is encoded by the coding sequence ATGGTAAAAGATGAAAACGTTGAATTTATTTGTTTAATGTTTACAGATATCAACGGAATCATTAAGAACGTTGAAGTTCCAGTATCACAATTGGATAAAGTTTTAGCGAATAAAATTACTTTCGATGGTTCATCAATTGATGGTTTTACTCGTATTGAAGAAAGTGACATGCTTTTGCATCCCGATTTATCAACTTGGTTAATTTTCCCATGGGGAGAAGAACACGGTAAGGTAGCTCGTTTGATCTGTGATATTTACAGAACTGATGGAACACCTTTTGAAGGAGATCCACGTGTTAACTTAAAGCGTATTATCAAGAAAATGCATGACATGGGCTACACTCATTTCAACATTGGACCAGAACCAGAATTCTTCTTATTCAATATAGATGAACATGGAAACCCAACGTTACATCTAAACGATGATGGTAGTTATTTTGACTTCTCACCAGTTGATTTAGGTGTGAATGTTCGTAAAGATATTGTTTTAGGATTAGAAAAGATGGGCTTTGAAGTTGAAGCTAGTCACCACGAAGTTGCACCGGGCCAACAAGAAATCGACTTCAAGTATCAAGATGCTATTTCTGCTGCTGATAGTATCGAAACATTCAAATTAGTAGTTAAGACTATCGCTAAAGAACATGGTTTGTATGCAACCTTTATGCCAAAGCCTGTTCAAGGTATCAATGGGTCAGGGATGCATATCAATATGTCACTATTTAATGGTGATGATAATATCTTTGACGATGCTAATGATATGCTTTCACCAACTGCTAAGAAATTTATGAGTGGTTTATTGAAGCATGCACGTGCACTAACTGCTGTTAATAATCCAACTGTTAACTCATATAAGCGTTTAGTTCCAGGTTATGAAGCACCAACTTATATTGCTTGGTCAAGTAAGAATCGTTCACCTTTGATCCGAGTACCAGCAGCTAAAGGTAAGTCAAAACGTATCGAAATGAGAAGTGTGGATCCTACAACTAATCCATATCTCGCTATTGCATGTATCCTTGATGCAGGTCTTGACGGTATTGCAAGTGACTATGATCTAATGCCAGAAGTAAAAGACAATATTTATGAAATGTCAGAAGAAAAACGTCGTGAGGAAGGTATTGTTGATTTGCCATCAACTTTGCACAACTCCTTGAAAGCACTTCGCAAAGATGAGTACGTTCAACAATCACTAGGTAAGGGACTAACTAACAGTTTCTTTGCCGCTAAGAATGCTGAATGGGCAAGATATCAACAAACTGTTTCTCAATGGGAAAGAGATACTTACATGTCTCAATATTAA
- a CDS encoding glycosyltransferase family 2 protein, which translates to MKNQLISIVLPVFNEEAGIQATIDTLLNYIEQQEEKYELIFVDDGSKDKSVAIIKRALAQNDHIKLVEFSRNFGHQLAITAGLEYTKGDAVVVMDADLQDPPEVIPQMIKKWHEGYQIVYGKRMQRDGETVFKKFTAKMFYRTFQKLATINMPLDTGDFRLMDRRAVQQLLKLHEKDPFVRGQVTWIGFKQTSVLYHRQERIAGETKYPLSKMIKLAVDGITSFSMKPLHFVNLFSVLPLASGVFSLGYLIATNSYSFASIGVTVLLFTLGLLMLSIGILGSYLGRVLDQVNNRPRYIVSKTEGFEERNKGIHHFSARQINN; encoded by the coding sequence ATGAAAAATCAATTAATCTCAATCGTTTTGCCGGTTTTTAATGAAGAAGCGGGTATTCAAGCTACGATTGATACGTTACTAAATTATATTGAGCAACAAGAAGAAAAGTATGAACTGATTTTTGTTGATGATGGATCAAAGGACAAATCAGTGGCAATCATTAAACGAGCATTGGCTCAAAATGATCACATCAAACTAGTTGAATTTTCACGTAATTTTGGACATCAGCTGGCTATTACAGCTGGTCTAGAATATACCAAGGGGGATGCGGTCGTAGTTATGGATGCCGACTTGCAAGATCCACCTGAAGTGATTCCTCAAATGATTAAAAAATGGCATGAAGGTTATCAAATAGTTTATGGTAAAAGAATGCAAAGAGATGGTGAAACAGTTTTTAAGAAGTTCACCGCTAAAATGTTTTATCGAACCTTCCAAAAATTAGCCACTATTAATATGCCATTGGATACAGGTGATTTTCGCTTAATGGATCGACGTGCTGTTCAGCAATTGTTGAAACTACACGAAAAAGACCCCTTTGTTCGTGGTCAAGTAACTTGGATTGGATTCAAGCAAACAAGTGTCCTGTATCACCGTCAAGAGCGGATTGCTGGGGAAACCAAATATCCTTTGTCAAAAATGATTAAATTAGCAGTTGATGGAATCACATCGTTTTCCATGAAACCTTTGCATTTTGTAAATCTATTCTCAGTTTTGCCTTTAGCTAGTGGAGTATTCTCATTGGGATACTTAATTGCTACAAATAGTTATAGCTTTGCATCAATTGGTGTAACAGTGTTACTATTCACATTGGGATTACTGATGCTATCAATTGGTATACTAGGTAGTTATTTAGGCAGAGTTTTGGATCAAGTAAATAATCGTCCCCGCTATATTGTTAGCAAGACCGAAGGATTTGAAGAAAGAAATAAAGGAATTCATCATTTTTCGGCTCGACAAATTAATAATTAA